AACGCGTCCTCATGCACCGTGTCATTAAAAAGGTAACGGAGGATATTGCTGACTTTAAGTTTAATACCTGCGTTTCTACCCTTATGGAGACGGTGAATGGCCTTACTGAGCTACCAGAACTACACAGGGATAGCTATTTCCAGCTTTTGACTATCGTTTCCCCCTTTGCGCCTCATATAGCAGAAGAGTTATGGGAAGAGGCGGGTGGTGCGGGCTTCTGCAGCCTTGCTCCTTGGCCGACCTGGAATCAAAGTTATCTGGTTGCCGCTACCTGGGAATGCCCCGTACAGGTCAATGGCAAGGTGCGGGTACGGCTTACCCTTCCTTCCACTATTGATGAGGCTGGGATCCGTTCTGCAGTAGAAAATGACCCTCAAGTTCAGCAGTATATTGCAGGTAAAGAGCTTATAAAGATGGTCATTGTGCCCGGCAGGCTCGTTTCAATTGTCATTAAGCCCTAACCCGTTGAATATCAGATTGAAATCTGATATATTCGTTAGGTCTAGCTACGCCTTGTAGCCAAATCGAAAGCTTTCTCATAAACTGTTCTCATGGCAACTCCTAAAAAGCGGCTCAGTCCTGTCCGCTCTGGCAACCGCCGCCGCAATCTTGGCCTCACCCTACCTGCAACCCAGGTATGCCCTTCTTGTAAGCAACTCATGGTTAAACACCAGGCTTGCCCTCATTGTGGCGCATACAAAGGTCGCCAGGTTATTGCAGCTTAACGCACACTCCAGTGGCACAAAATCGACACCTCTCCAGAACTGTCTGCATGCAGACGCTTTATGAGTGGGAATTTCGTGGGTATCCCGAGCTTGAAGATATTATGGCTCGGAATATCCAGGAGTTTGAGAAGGATGTCGACAAGACGTATATCCCCAAAGTAGTGCACGGTATCCGTGATAATTACGAGGAGATTAACGCCCTTATCGTAGAAGCAGCACCTGAATGGCCACTAGATCAAGTGGCTAAGGTGGATAAGAACGTCATCCGCGTGGCTATCTACGAAATGATCTACGATTCCGAAGA
This genomic window from Verrucomicrobiia bacterium contains:
- a CDS encoding class I tRNA ligase family protein — encoded protein: RVLMHRVIKKVTEDIADFKFNTCVSTLMETVNGLTELPELHRDSYFQLLTIVSPFAPHIAEELWEEAGGAGFCSLAPWPTWNQSYLVAATWECPVQVNGKVRVRLTLPSTIDEAGIRSAVENDPQVQQYIAGKELIKMVIVPGRLVSIVIKP
- the nusB gene encoding transcription antitermination factor NusB; protein product: MAQNRHLSRTVCMQTLYEWEFRGYPELEDIMARNIQEFEKDVDKTYIPKVVHGIRDNYEEINALIVEAAPEWPLDQVAKVDKNVIRVAIYEMIYDSEEDVPPRVSINEAIEIGKTFGGESSPKFINGALGYVYRKFEDKLKPRDAR
- the rpmF gene encoding 50S ribosomal protein L32, translating into MATPKKRLSPVRSGNRRRNLGLTLPATQVCPSCKQLMVKHQACPHCGAYKGRQVIAA